The Gammaproteobacteria bacterium genome has a segment encoding these proteins:
- a CDS encoding twin transmembrane helix small protein, with the protein MKFIIVLVLLGILASLGSALFYLMRDKDGSSRVLRALTIRIVLSVILFLVLMAAWYAGLIEPNATPR; encoded by the coding sequence ATGAAGTTCATCATCGTGCTCGTCCTCCTCGGCATCCTGGCGAGCCTGGGGTCGGCGTTGTTCTACCTGATGCGCGACAAGGATGGCTCGTCACGGGTATTGCGGGCGCTGACCATCCGTATCGTGCTGTCCGTGATTCTTTTCCTGGTGCTGATGGCGGCTTGGTATGCAGGCCTGATCGAACCGAACGCCACGCCGCGTTAG